In Elephas maximus indicus isolate mEleMax1 chromosome 4, mEleMax1 primary haplotype, whole genome shotgun sequence, a genomic segment contains:
- the LOC126075304 gene encoding 60S ribosomal protein L23a-like, whose product MAPKAKKEAPAPPKTEAKAKALKAKKAVLKGVHSHKKKISTSPTFRRPKTLRLRRQPKCPPKSAPRRNKLDHYAIIKFPLTTESAMKKIEDNNTLVFIVDVKANKHQIKRAVKKLYDIDVAKVNTLIRPDGEKKAYVRLAPDYDALDVANKIGII is encoded by the coding sequence ATGGCGCCGAAAGCTAAGAAGGAAGCCCCTGCGCCTCCCAAAACTGAAGCCAAAGCAAAGGCGTTGAAGGCGAAGAAGGCAGTGCTGAAAGGCGTCCATAGCcacaaaaaaaagatcagcaCTTCACCCACCTTCCGGCGGCCCAAGACACTGAGGCTGCGAAGGCAGCCCAAATGTCCTCCGAAGAGCGCCCCCAGGAGAAACAagcttgaccactatgccatcatTAAGTTCCCTCTGACCACTGAGTCAGCCATGAAGAAGATAGAAGATAACAACACACTTGTGTTCATTGTGGATGTCAAGGCCAACAAACACCAGATCAAACGGGCTGTGAAGAAGCTCTATGACATTGACGTGGCCAAGGTCAACACCTTGATTAGACCCGATGGAGAGAAGAAGGCATATGTTCGACTGGCTCCTGACTATGATGCTTTGGATGTTGCCAACAAAATTGGGATCATATAA